In Cinclus cinclus chromosome 1, bCinCin1.1, whole genome shotgun sequence, the sequence ATCCACCTTTCATTTATCACGCCTTGAAGAGGGGACAAAGGTGGAACTTGAAGGTTTGTGGAgcttttgtttgggttttgacACAGAATAGGAGAAGCAGGTACAAGGCATGGCTAAAATGTGCCAACACCTGGGTTTTGCTGTcataaatagagaaaaaaagcccagtgCACCTCTGAACAATCAATGGAAGTGACAAAAAAGCTTGAACTTGGCAGTTTAAGGCTGAATTTTGGCTTGGTTTGTGTCGAGCAGGTCCACAGGCAAGCAGAGTAGGCAGGACAGATGACACAGAGAGGGCAGGAGGACACATCTCCCATGGGACAGCTGAGAACTTCTGGCAAAAACCTTGACAAAACACCTGGGAAGATCCTGGGAGCTGAGAGACAGCAGATGTGGAAGGTTGGGTGGCAGAGTCACCTCTAGCAGTCCATGGGCACCATCAGGCATTGAAGGCTGGACCTAAAGATCTGGGTGTTGACATCTTCTCCTCGGACTTCACCAAATTTTTCAGACCTGTTGCCCATGGTCATTCAGGTATCACCATTGTGGTGGTCACCATGACAAGTCCAaagtggggaaactgaggcaccaAGTCTTAGTAAAATGCAGATTCGCTTCAGAGTCCTGCTGCCAGGGTAACTCTGCCATTTAGACTTGACTCAGACCCCAAAACCTGGCATTTAGCACTAAAATGCACCTGGAAAAAAAGTCATTCCCAAAGGAGGTGGAACAAGCTGGCCCAGAGGTTTCTATGAGGAAGGACAGCAACAGGGAGGAGATGGATTTGATGCTCACAACTGGAAAGGATGTGGAGATGAAGCACCCAAAAGCTGCTTGAGAGGGTGGGGGACCCTCATGCTGGGTACAATATTGGGATTTTCCATAAAAGAGTTCCTAATCCCTGGAGCAAGGAAACACACACACGTCCCATCTCAGGTAACAACAGGAGCAAGTTTATTCAGGTCTGGCACTTACAGAACTTGGAAGGACAAGGTACATGGCATTGGTTTTCCAGAAAAGTCATCCCAGGAGCAGAAGAAACgagattattttataaaaagagACTGCAGCTGCGAGGGGCCTGGAATGTGTCTCCTTTTGGATCCTGCATTCCCACTGCCTGTGCCACCCATGTGCTGGAGCAGACCTGGCGGTGCTTGGGGTGATTCTGTTCTCAGCGAGTCCCAGCCTGGTTTAACCAACCTTAGAAATGAGGGGGGAGGTGAGGAGGTGTTATTAATAGGtagaaaaagcagaaacccTTCCAAAATTATCCACCTTGGCAAAGGAGGAGCGAGAGTGCAGCGGGAGAGGTCCACAGGAGGAGAACAGCTCGGCCAAATCGCCCAGGTCTCCAACACTTGGAAGAGCAAAAAGTCTGGGAAACAATCACCTTGGAAGCCTGCTGAGAAGTAGAGGATCTCCTTGCAGACAGCAACAGAGAAGATATTGGCTAACGAGACCCGTGGGAGGTGGCTCTTCCTCAGGCAGCCCCATCACTGGCGAGCCTGGAGGACGTAGAGGAGGCTGATGAGAATTCCCAAGGCCAGGATCGTGGAACTGGCTCGGACGCTGCTGGAACCGCTGATGTTGCAGAGGAAGGAGTCGCAGCAGTAAACGGAGGCGGCCGCTATTCCCAGGTTGATCCCAGCGCTGGGGCAGATGGGAGAGCATCCCTTGGAGATGGACTGGCCGGATTTGCCGcctggatttggggaggggtagagaggaaggaaaagagacagGTTTAGAATGGGTTTTCTTGGGGGTTTCTGACCACCTGCTCCGCAAAGGAATTACAGCACTGCAATagccaggctggcacagagagGATGAAGTGGTTCTTGGAGACAGGAATCCCAGCCAGCCCATCTTATCAAGGATCACCTGTGATAAGCTCCCACAAACACCCCAGAGACCACACAACACCCCTTTGGATTGGCCAATGTTCAGCCGCAACAGCTCTGGTGAggaatcccaaaaatccctcttGAGGTTCACTCTGGGGCTCCTCTAGGGAGacagggagcactggggagATACTCGGGAGCCATGTCTGCATTTCCAGAGAGGCACAGCACATGTTAAGAGGCAGGAAAGAGGAAACCATTAGCACTGGGCTACAAAGGAAGTTTAAAAAAGCTCCTAGTCTCTGTTTGCGCACATCTGACCCACCCACACTGCAGAGTTGGGCATGaaattccctctcctcctgccaggGAGAGCCAGGATGGGCTCTGGTTCCTGCAAAGGCACCAGGAGATCTGCCAGAGCATCCTGCCTCCCTTggaacagcagctgggaaagacaGAATCCCCCAAATTTCTCCATGCACTCAGGAAGGAAATCCGCaaccctcccttcccttctcatCCACAAAAAGTGAGGCAAAGGTAGGATTCAGGAATGAAGAACCCAAACACGAGGCAAAAAATCAGCAAGAATAGCAACCCTGCAGCTTCCCACACAGGGAGCCTGCAGCATCCTCCACGCTTTCACTTATTCATCAGCAAACTCCCCGCCCCCAGCCCGAAATTCCCCCCAGACTCGCGGGCATCGGTGCAGGCACGTGGGCTTTAACGTGACTCCTCCTGGCAGCGCGTCCCTCCCAAGAATTCCCGTGGGATGGTCCGACACTCAGTTGCTAAGCAGaactttcccttttccccccctccccaccccagccAGAAGAAGGCAAAGCCtcactgcagctcagcaggtGACCCAGGAGAGAAgccaggaggggcaggaggaggttCTGTCACCACTCACCGAGTCCCACTCCGACGTAGGTCGTCACGCAGTGGTTTTCATTCTCTCCACACTTGACAGGCGTCAGGCAGGCCCAGTTGGAGGAGGCATCcgagcaggaaaagcagatgaGCGTGTGGGCTGCAAGAGAAAGGCAAACCTCATTTAGGGGCTGGTGGGAAGATGTCCTCACCTTGGAGGTCCCCACCTCTGTCCCACGGGACGTCTCGCATTTGCCCCACAGCCATactttctgtttcagttttatcAACCTGCaacaggggatttttttttttctgccccccaaaaaaattggCCAAGGGAAGGGTTCAAGCCTCAGGGAGGCATTTCAAGCTCTTATCAGCTAAAGCTGATACAACCACAGCCTGGCACTTTCTGTCACCTCCCTGTTTGCACCAGCAATGTGTCCAAGATACAGCTGCCAACTTGAAACCAAACTCCAGAGATGAATTTTTGAGATTTGGGCTTGTTCAGCTCAGCCACCACAAACACagtgtccctgcctggggcacagaggttggaactggatgatctttaggtcccttccaaggGAAACCAttctgattttatgattctgtgacactGATGGGAAATGCTCCAGGTGTCACCACAAGTTCACACCTTCTATGACCCAGCTTTGGGCACCAAGATCAGGCATTTGTAAATGGAAATTAGTTTTCAGCTGCAGAACACTCAAGACATGCAAGACTGGTCTTGATATAATTCTAAAATTATAGAATCTTGGAATCATTTCAAGAAAAGACCGCTAAGATATTTgaatccaaccattaacccagcactgccaaattCACCACTGAACCAAGACTTTAGGTAACACAGCTGCGcaatttttttaacacttccagggatagtgaTTCTACCACTGTTCCAAAATTTGACCAGTAAAGAAACTTTTCCTCATTGCCAAACTAAACCTCCCCCGaagcaacttgaggccatttatAGCTTATCCTACAGCAGCAGGATGGACTAGCTGGCTCTCATCCCTCACAAAGAGGAATGATTGGAAAACAGCATTTGGGGTGTGAAATGTTTGTGGAGACAGCCTGGGCCAGAGACTCAGCAGGACCATGGGCACTTTGATCTCTATATTTTGCATACAAGAGCATCACATCCACGCTGCAATTGTTGACCTACATATGCAGACAGATCAGGTCTGTTCCCAGTGTTCCATGGACTCGGGATTCTGGAGCTCCCAGGCAGCCCTTCCACGAGGCACTGCCTTTCCCCTTCTGTATTTACTTTAGATATATCAGAGTGGGAGCTGATTCGGGGTGCGAAATGCAAGGCAGCCCCCTCCCTGCTCTTACCTCCTTCAGCCCCACCACAAATGGATTAtcaaagaatcatggaatggtttgggttggaagggagcttcAGGACCAGTCAGttccactatcccaagttgctccaagccccatccaacctggcctcggacatttccagggatcgggcagccacagcttctctgggcctcaccaccctcacagggaagaatttcttcccaatatccagtctaaacctactctctttcagtttgaagccattcctgcTTGTCCTAtccctgtaaaaaaaaatccctctccagctttctgtAGACCCACTTGGAATACTTTCCTAAGGAAGTGAAGTAGGGGAAGCCCTGGGAGAGCTTCCTAAGACTCAGCAGACCCTGATGTGGATATTTTgaagaattattattttgacAAATATTGCTCAGCATCTGTCCCACTCTGCCATAGCACTGCACATCTCAAGGTTCTTCTCATTCCTGTTTctctcaggaaaataaaaggttcttacaagaaaaatgagaaaaaaacacaattgCTCTCAGATGAATGACTTTTGAGCAGCCACAGCcgaggaggagaaaaaaaacaaaatacaatctCAGAGAAACAGATTAAAGTGGGTTAGTGGGAGATCCTGAatgtcacagcagagcagccaaATCACTGTTTTGGAGTAGAAGCCAACACCATAACCCCCCAAGCAGGAATTTCCTGGACTGGCTCATGCATCCTCCAAGGATCCTTAGTCTGGCAAGGATCCCTACAACAAACTCGGGTTACCTGAGCACACCACAACCCACAGCACCAGGATTACAGGGCTGAGACCAGCTGAGTCAAAACCTCCAGGAGAGATTCCTCAGTGGATCTCTGCATTTAcgagagggagaggaggatggGACCAGCCACTGAGTCATTGTCCCTGGCTGGGTTGGCCACAGCTCCATGCGGGACCTCGAAGTGAAGCCCAGTTCTGCTCCCAAGTCTCAGGTGACCTGTCCCAAACTCTTCACCTCACAACCACCCCGAGGGGGCAAATTGACTCATCCCAGAAATCTTCAGCAATCAGGAATGAAGTGGATTGCAGGCTTCCTGTGGGCATTCTGGCAGGACAGATGTCCCCATATGTGTTTGGTCACTGCACTGAAGGCACGAGTGGTGCAATGCTGTTCATTAAAGGCTCCAGGAACAAACACACCAGAAATCTTTGGGCATGACATAAAAGTGCTGTTGGGCATGAAATTCTCTGCCACGTGACTcaatccctgctcctgcatgTCCTACCTGTCCCCATGTTTTCCATTGTCACACCTACCCCTTgtcttaacagaaaaaaatccttccaggAGAGGCAGAGtttaagaaaggaaatattcagACCCTTTctgccccccccccaaaaaagaccAACTGCAGAGTTGTAAGAACACAAACAGGCTAAGGGGCTTAGACAAAAGGCACAAGAGGGGTGGAAGAATTAATTTCATGCAGCTGTAGATGGAGCAAAGAGTTGGAGCTCAAGgttacaagaaaagaaaaaaaaaaaaaaagaaaaaaaccacccaagACTGAACAATGCAAAAGAGAAGCCTTGTTTTCACCAACGGAAGAATTTAtatgtttatttgtttgctgcTTGGCTTCTCGGAGGAACAAAGACCTCACAAAACAGAGCAGGACGTTTAGGGGAATTCCTTCAGATAAGGGGTTGAATCATTCTTGCAAAGACAGGGAGAAAAACGCCTTTAAAAGCCCACTCTGGAGCTCGGCAGCACCAGGAAAATGCTGTTgcttctgcagcttttccatTCTCTTAGGCAAAATCCTTATCAAGATCCATAGGCAAGATCTTTCAGCAGGGGGTAAAGCTCTCGTGCGAAATCCCCCCAGGATATACTGGAAGCGTTTGGGGATAAAACCATCTGCAACAAACCCTTTTGCCAGGATAAAAACTTACTTTTAAAGCTGCAAGGGttgtggtttgttgtttttcggtggtttgtttttttgggtttttttttgggtggggggaGGAATGGAACCCTTCACTGCCTTGGCCTGGCCCGCCCATCctcccagctgggctctgcccgAGACTCAACGCTTCCATTGCCAGTGGCTTCCCGAATCCCacagggaagggggaaatgggaaagggcaGCAAACAGATAGTTTCGTCTCCGACAACAAGCAGGGACCCGAGGGTTGGGAGAGCTCAGAACTCTCCCGTTTGCTCTTTGTTTGGCTTCTCCAAGCAGCGACATATGGGAACAATGCGTGGTTTTGCACGGCCCCGAGGAGTTTTGGATAGTGAGGAATGGAGTCGATAGGGAAGGAGGGGGATGGCAGGCCCTGCGACTTGGGCAACTTGGTAGTTTAATACACAGCAACAGCGTTCGCCGCAGGATGCGCCCCATAGGGCATCGTCCCTTAGGGGTCATCGCGCTCCGCACCGGCCACCGAAAGATGCTCGGAAGGGGCAGAACCACGAGCGGCTCTGCCCTGACTTTGCTCCATCAGCCATTGCCGGGGCTGGGCTGCCTCTCCCCCTTCCACCTTCCTTCCTCTCGGCCGCATCTCAGCCCATCCCAGCGCCGTTATCCCGGCTGGCTGcgccaacaaaaaaaaaaaataaaataaaataaaaaagggggagCGGAGCCGGCCCTGCTCTTTGTTCGAGCTGCAAACTGGGAAAAGCTCCAGGCTATCCACCCGCACAGCTGGAGATGCTCACCTATTCATACAGGCGGGGAAGCCCCGAAGTTCCTGGTTCAGGAGGAACTGCTGCGAGGCAGGTCTTGGGAAGACATCCCCGCATCCCGCTCGAACCGTAACGCGGCTCAGCGCTGCGCctccaagccccttccaacccctACAAACCTCCAACTTCCACAGCCTACCCTGCCACACGCATCACTCCCCCAACCCCCAATTTGCTCTCTAACGCAGGGATGGCGAGAGAAACGATGGTGGCGGCGGTATCCCCTTCCCTTACCTCTCTCCACGCACAGCACCGCGGCCAGCACGGCGAACAGGAGCGCCTTCATGGTGTGGGCGATGTGGCCGGAGAGATGCGCAGGGCGGCTGGAAGAGCTCAGGGCTGGCGGCAGGGCCGGGCGCggggggtggggaaagggcggcggctccgccccgcGGGCCGAGTCCGGCCCCCTCGCCGCCTCCCCCCTCCGCCTCCCCGGCCACGCCTGGTTTCGTTTCCCCGCTAGGGAGAaccagggctgggaaaggggcgTTCAGAAGAGCGTGTCGGCGTGGCAGCGGCTGGCCaaaggggagcagagccagcttTCCCCTAGCCGTGCCCCAAGAGTTTTTTTCCAGCCCCCTTTTCGGGTCCCCTctgttttcctgaaggaagagaCGGGAGCAGGGGACTGCCTCTATGCTGGACCCCACTCATCTAAGTCCAGTCCTTCCAACTCAGGTTATTCTggggttctgtgattctgtgactcccTCTACCCACAGGATCTGCTGATTTcctgcctcccttccctcctccgTGCATCTCCTCTCAGATCCCTTGAGCGCACACACATCCTCCTCCACACATTCCAGCCCCCCTTGTACACACATATTCCCTGTATCCAGAGCTCCCTGCATGGATCTTCTGCAGTCGAGACTCCCCCCAATAGAGAACCTGTCTCTGCATGCAACACCCCCTCTCCAGGTCTGCCCCCTCTGCATGCACAGCCCCCACTCAAGATCCAAACTCATAAAGAACTAACTCCCCCATCTGTTGACCAGAGCCTAAATTGGATTAGACATACGGGATTGGGAAGCTTGAAGAGCCCAGCAGCTGGGGTGGCATGGGACAGCCTGGGTTGCTTGGCAAGATGAGTCTTCAGACTGTAAATAAGTCCCCTGATCAACATCAGAGTGTCCCAAATTCAGTAGGTCCCATGGAAATAACTAAATCCTCTAggaaagagctgcaggaggggcagTGAGGGAGGGTCCCTGTGAAACTGGCTCTTAGGAAAGCCTGGGAATGGAGGATAAGGCTGGTGAGCCAGCAGGAAACAAGCAGGCTTGACAAACTCTGTACCACAGATGGGTTTAATTCTGCAGAGTCAGCATTTCTTGGCGAATGCCTCTGTCAGGAGGAATTCCAGCTCCTGTCTTGTCAGAGGCATTCAGAGCACTCTGCTTGGGAAGCAAACCTATGCCTGCAAACCCctgcttcccttttctttcctgtggttAAGTTTTGTTTGTCACTGCCAGGTATTCTAGCAGGAACTGACTTCTGAGCAGTTTCTGTGGTCTCATATCTTCCACTGGAactgtcccaggcagctggaaCAAACCAAATACTAAAAAAATGGGAAGTTTCAGCTTTGTGGTAACTTGAGAAAATATAATTCAGACACATTTACAAAACCCCTGTTTCATACAGGCCGAGGAAGTAGATTTTGGTTACGTATTGgagaaggaattcttccctgtggcTGTGGGGAGACCTTGGgccaggttgcccagagaagctctggcttaccccatccctggaagtgtccaaggccaggttggatgaggttTGGAGTGTCAAAAACAGGGTCCACTTTCCTACTAGATTTTAAGAAGTTTAATAAAAGACAGTAAGagacaataaagcaaaaggttatAATGGCCAGGTGCTTGGCACTCAGCTGCTGTTTTGTAGGCACCCCTTAAATTCATCAGCCTGTTGCATATTCATAGACCTATCACACATTTTCAAACTCTTCTATAAACTATTTTCCATATTCCAGGATCTGTTTTGCATGGACTTCTTGAGTCCACCTTTTTAGAGCATGTGTGTTTCTtggctgtggttttaatttatttttcttatcagtCTTAATTTGGGCTATGGTTTTCAGTTTCTACAGATGGTCAGTGCTGGTGACTGGTGTATCAGCAACAGGTGTCTTCACTGGGTGTTATCCAACCAAACAGGCAGTTCACTTACTACAAGGACACTTTTTCACCCTATGttactcctaaagaaaactaTATCTTAAAAACCATTTAAACACACATAGTATCCACCGTAACATTTGCAATAAAACAATaccataaaatgtatttataacaGGAGCAACcagggatagtggaaggtgtccctgaccatggctgggggctggaactgggtgatcttttccaacccagatttgggattttatgATACCTCCTCTTCCCCAAGAGAAGAGTACATGTATCTACAGCTTCCTGGATTTCTCCCACACTTAAATTTAACATTATCAGCCCCACTGTTTACCTGGAGATGGCCTGTCCGCTGAtaaggaggaagagagaggacTTAAGAGTCACAGAGGTCACAACCCAGCACGGGATCCGGAGTCATCCCGATACTGCTGGAATGGCTGGGCGGGAACAGCACTAATGACAGGATGCTGCAAAAGGAAGAGGTGACCAGAGCCACCAGGGAACAGTTTTCTGTGGTGGGAATTATACCAGGTAAGGAAGGAAGCCATTCTGAGAACCCGATGATCcttttgggtcccttccaactcaggatattttaTATTCTATGGCCTAAGATCATCTCCCACCTCCCACCCCAAGGTTGTTGTGTGGGACAGACTGTAGAGCTCAACAcaacagctctgctggaagaGATTTCTGTTCTAGTCCAGCCCACAAAACACTGCTCTGAGTGCTCCAGCCTCTTCTTGCAAGTTTGGAGGTCACTGGAGGACTTTATTGAACCACTGCCTTCATATCGTGAGTGCAAGgccaaaaaatatttcttcacaaaaaggAAGGTGAAGCAAGAGAGGCAGCAGGGATAGAGTCCAGCACCAGGAatgtgggctgtgctggggaaaggTGGAGACAGCTACGAAAACACGCTCGAGGGAGAAGGAGATAAGGAAGTGGCTGGATCAGAGGGCAAACTGGTACTAAGGTAAATATTTCATGGTTGTGGCACACCAGGGAGGAATGGGTACAGTTAAAATCAGGAAATGATGAGTGTGACGGGTCTTTGATGGGTCAGGGCAGCAGAGATAGTGCAGAAATTAAACCTAGACTAACTAGGCCTACAAGGGTTTGATGTTGAACAGGCACTTGACGAGTTAAAGCTTGAAATTCGGGGTCAGTAAAAGAGCTTGCTCAGCTCCTATGGAGCCGGGTGGGTCACAGAGAGGTTCCTTCCCCACCACGCTTCTATTTCAGGGTTTGTGTGAGACTTCCTGGGCCTGGCCGTGCACGTGAGCCACCAAAACCTCAGAGGAATTTGCAAATGAGACGTTTCCCCTGTTAGTGGAGCAGAACTGCTCAAACCGCTTTCCTCCGATGACACAGGAAGGGGAcagagtcttttttttttttttcccagtaatttACATCATGCTCTGGAGTTGGGAATTGTTCAGATTTCTTCCAGAGTTGGTTGGAACTGCTCTGTGGGACAGTCCTGTCTCACCTGCCAAAATGTGGGGAATCAGTTTGGCAGAGGACTGGGAGGACACGAGAGAGCAGGAACCCAGGATCTCCATCCTTGCTGCTTCCTCTCATCCCCAAAATTCTCTTCTGCCCAGAGCACTTTGCTGCAACATAGTCAGGGCACGGAGATCCTCCTTGCCCAGATGCTGGCACATCTCCTGACACTCCATGGaatgctggagctgggaatcaccatccctggaattcctgctcACCTGGCTGAATGAGGCCCGAGTCCATatcccagcccttcctcatCATCCCACCCTGGATGTTCCTCCTTCTGAAGTGCCTCCTGATCTCTCCAGATCAAAGTTGTCCATAAGACCCTCAGGATCATATTTGGAGCATCCTAGGATGCTCTGGATATAGATTATCCGTGGACAAACCAAGCTGCAGGTTATTCTTTGCTGTCTAGGGTGACAAGCACGTCACTGTCCTCTACCACTTCTGCTGCATCCCGTGGGAAAACACCTGGGATTTCTCTGAGGTAGCTACTGAGATTCCTGAAAATCCCTGATATAAAGTTGCCCAACCAGGTCTTTGGGCCATGccatttattatattttttcatagaTAAAGGAATAAAACCTTAATCTGCCCCCTTTAACTGCAACCTGCAGTCAGTGTCTGGCTGTCAGATCAATCAACTTTCACTTCTGGCTGACACCCacatttccttctcccttctctccccgTGCCGAAGGTGAAAGTGGATTGCTGCCTGGTGTTGGAATTCTCATACTTCCTCCTTCCAAAGTCTGCATGACTCACCCTCAGCCATGCTGTTTTAGGGTTTTCACAGGAAAACAACCGTGACTGTATAAGAAGAGCATGTTTCTCAGGCAAAAGCTTTAATTTCCCTGAGCAGTCTCAGCAGGACCCTCCTCAGACTGTGCCCATGGCTCCAGGACCTCCCTTTAAGCTCAAGCCTAACCCTTTAGGCCCCATAAGTGTCTCCAGCCGTGTCCTGGATGGACCTTGGCCTTGTGCTGTGGTGTGTCTCCATCTATTTCTGGCCTCAGGTTGTGATTTTTAGGGTTAGAATTGCTGATCCTTTTGCTCTCCCGCCTCAGAATAATCTGTGATTCTCTTCTCCAACACTAATCCTTAACTCTGTAgttaaatataaacaaatttatacatatatttataatataaatataaatataaatataaatataaatataaatataaatataaatataaattcaaatataaatataaatataaatataaatataaatataaatataaataaataaatataaaccaTAAGTACATAGTTATATATAATCTAACACTATATAGTGTCTATCCCTGTCTCCAGGCCTAATTCCATCTCCTGGGTGAACTCTGGACTTGTtttagagctttttttttttcccagtcctgGCCTTTTTTGAGCCAGCAGAGGTTCTGGACCACCTGCAAAATTTCCTGGGCACCTCCTCTCCCACAAGAGGGGCTTCAtctctgttttttgggggggaggaa encodes:
- the LOC134050907 gene encoding lymphocyte antigen 6E, which codes for MKALLFAVLAAVLCVERAHTLICFSCSDASSNWACLTPVKCGENENHCVTTYVGVGLGGKSGQSISKGCSPICPSAGINLGIAAASVYCCDSFLCNISGSSSVRASSTILALGILISLLYVLQARQ